The segment ACGATTGAAACAGTCGTCACTTCGGAAAGACTGCCTTGGCAGCCTTTTCCCGTTGGGGAATATTTCATGATCAATAACAAACTTTCTGCGTTTCTCAACGAAGGCTTTGGTGGCTTGCTTACCGCAGTCATTTCTGACATCAAGCAGCACATTGTCTCTCTGCGAGAGTCGGGCGTGAGCTTCTATGGATATGCTGCGATGCCACCAGACTACGCCACAGAATTTGATCCTACTTCATTTGCGGTGGCTTTTAACTGCGAATCAGACATCGACGAAGAGAATAAGAAAAAACCTTACTACCGTTACTCGGTCGATGAATGGCAAAATTACGTTCATGATGGGTTTGAAGCGACAAATGCTGAACTCAAGTCAATTCTGTCCGAATTTAAGACACTAACCAAACAGCAAGATGACGATGGAGCTGTTGAGTATTTAGCGCCATCAATTAATAAAACGCTACTCAACGCATTGATGTCGCTTCGAAATGACGGCACATTTGAGGGCATTGCCTATGTCGTAATTTGGATATCAGATTCCAGCGACGAAATCATCAATCAATCTGCAAAATCCTTGAATTCTGCAGAAGTTTATGATGAATACGCTTCAGAATTCTGTTAGAGTTGGGTTTTCGTGCGAACATATCACGTTTTTTGATGTTGTGAGTCGTTTGACATGGTCACTCTTCAGGTGGAATTTTCAAGCTAATGCGTGCACGTTCTGAAATGGCTACTACTGCCGGGTGCTTCAACTTCCTCTCGACAGATACCGCGTAGAATTGCTCCTTCAGCCCGGTGGGACCGCCAATCCGCTTTACCTCATAGTGCTGACATACGTCTGACTCGACCGCTGTAGGCACAGCAAATATCCCTTCACCTGCTCTGCCAAACACTTTCAATAGCGCACTGTCCTCAAACTCTCCCCTGATTTCCGGCCGTATGCCCACTTTGTCGAACCACTGGTCGAGATTCCGTCGTAATGCTGTCCCGACAACAGGCAACAGAAACGGAGCCCCATCCAGGGAACCTGGAAAACCGTCCGCGAGCGAGTCAGCAAGTTCCGTTTTGCCAACGATGACCACGCCACACTCACCCAACTGGTGGGTGTATACCTTTGCTTTCAGATTCTGGGGCAACGGTGTGTCCGAGAGTACTAAATCGAGATTGTGGATAGTTAAATCTGCAGTAAGTCGTTCGAGCTTTCCTTCTAAGCACTCTACCCGTACCGGGTTTGGTAAACGCAATGCTGGCTCTAAAAGCAGGTGGGCGATCAATTTGGGCATTACATCCACGATGCCTACTCTCAACCTTGCTGGGCGACCGATGGGCCTTCCATTGATCATGTCCATCAGTTCGCCACCCAGCGCGAATATCTCCTCGGCATACCGGAACACCGCCTGGCCGGTGTCTGTCAAGATCAGCCCTCGGCCGCTCTTCTCAAACAGTTCTGCTTTCATCGACTTCTCAAGTTCCTTGATCTGGCTACTGATCGTTGGCTGCGACACGTCGAGGACTTCCGATGCCGCTGTCACGCTCCCTTCCCTTGCGACGATCCAAAAGTAATGTAGGTGGTTGTAGTTCATCCAGTGCATGGACTCTACCTATCGTTTTTTTCTTGGTATTTCAGGCGTATTATCTATTTGTCCTCATTGTACACAGCGTGTAATAATTCATTGTGTTTCACAGAACAAGTAACTCAAACCGAGGAGAAGACCATGAGAATCGAGATTCATGTACGTGGTTTAAAAGTGGATGATTCTGCCCGGATGCTGTTCGAACGTCGTTTCAAATTCTCTCTGACAAGGCTGAATAACCGAGTAGGGCGGGTAGACGTGTACCTGTCGGACATGAATGGCCCGCGTGGGGGAGTTGACAAGAGGTGCCAGATCGTAGCAGAGGTCCTGGGGCTAGGCCAGATAGTAGTCGAGGACAAAGATAGTGATCTCACCAACCTGATTGATCGTGCAGCTGGCCGGTTGGGACAGACAGTACGCAGGCGAATTGCCCGTGACCGACTTCGCCAGCGGCAACGCACCCATGGAATTGCAGTTGTGAACTAAGTGAGTCTTTCAAAACGAACCCAGTTATTAGAGAATTATCATGAGATTAACCCGTGAACTGAAAGAGAAATTACTGGCCGACGGACGCATCAACAGTGCGGAACTAGCGCTGCTTGCAGACCTGCTGTATGCTGACAGTCGGATTGATCGTGAGGAGGCCGAATTCCTCATCGAACTGCACAAAAGGGTGGAAAGGGTTTCACCCGGCTTCGAGAAGTTTTTCTTCAAGGCAATTAAAGACCATGTGCTTGAAGACGGTGCAATCAGTGCGGAGGAGACCGATTGGCTGAGAAAGATGATCTTTGCCGACGGTCGCGTGGATGAGCGTGAGAAGAAACTATTGCGTGAGCTGCGAGGTGAAGCCACCCAAAAGTCTCCAGAGTTTGAGGCTCTCTATGCGGAGTGCCTGAATTAGTATTATTTCCCCGGTCAGAAACAGATTACCCTTCCTTCCCGCGGATGGTGGCCTGGAATTGTTTTTTCACATGGTCTTCGATCTTGCGGTGGGCCTTATCAATCTCTTTATCCGTCAACGGCTTTTCCCAAGATTGGTAGCGCAGGGCGAATGCCATGCTTTTCTTCCCTTCCGGAATTGAACTGCCAGTGTATACATCAAAAAGATGAATATCTGTTAATAATTCCCCGCCTGCGGTGCGGATCTGCTGCACCATCTGTTCATGGCTGACCTGGGCATCCACCACAATCGCAATATCGCGCAAACCAGCCTGGAATAAGGGGATAGGACGATATGCAAACCGTTCTGGCACAGCCTGCAGCAGCAGATCGAGATCCCATTCTCCTGCCAACACCGTGCGGTCGGTTACTTTGTAAGCCAAACCCACCTTGGGGTGGATTTCGCCAAATGTGCCCACAACCGAATTGTTGATCACCAATTCCGCACTGCGGGCTGGGTGAAGCCACGCACAGGGTGGTGCGAGACGATATTCTGCCCCAGAAATATGAAGGCTTTCTAATAATCGTTCGCAGATTCCTTTTAAATCATAGAAACCAAACTGATCAGTGGGGTTTTCCGGCTGATTCCAGCCCGATTGCTGCCGCACCCCAGTGAGCAGGATAGCTAGTTTCTTCGGTTCTGCAGGCAAACCACCACCCGTTGTGGGATAAAAAACCGTACCGGTTTCGAACAACTTCACGGTGTTGCAGTGTTTCAGGTTCACTTCCAGGTTTTCCATCAACCCAGCCAGTAACGTGCGTCGCATGGTGCTGCGTTCTGAACTTGCCGGATTCAGCAACGAAACCGCCTCACCCATCCAGCCAAAGCGAGATTCCACTTCCGGATTGGTCAGCGAATAATTGATGACCTGTTGCAGGCCCAGGCGGGCAAGACTATCCTGAAGAGAGGCTTCCAGATCCAGTGCCCGATTGCCACTTTGCTGCGGCAATTCCCCCGAAAGCAGGCGGGAAGGCAGGCGATCGTAGCCGAAAATGCGGGCGATATCTTCAATGAGATCGGCCGCACCGGACTGGATATCGAGGCGGTTGCTGGGTGCGGTAACTTGCCAACCACCGGGTGTGCGGGTGCAGGAATATTGCAGGGCCTGTAAAATCCGCTCCACTTCAGCAGGTGGGATCACAATGCCCAGCAGGCGGGCAATTTCGGTTTCCTGCAGATCAATGGTTCTGGCAATCATCGGTGCAGGATAAACATCCACAGCAGGCCCACTGACAGTGCCGTCTGCGAGTTCGGTAAATAATTGACAGGCACTTGCAGTGGCAACGGGAACCAGTTCGGAATGCACCCCACGGGTAAAGCGGGTGCTGGCATCGGTGAACTGGTTGAATTTGCGGGCAGTTTTCCGCACGGACACCGGATCGAACGAGGCTGCCTCCAGCAAAATCCGCTTCGTGGTGGCAGTGATGCCGGAATTCAAGCCCCCTTTCACCCCAGCCAGTGCCAGTGGACCTGCACCATCGGCGATCACCAGATTATCGGTAGTCAGTTCGCATTCCTGCTCATCCAGTGTGGTCATTTTTTCGCCCACAGTGGCTGGCCGCACAGTAATGGTGGGCGATTTCCCGCCTGCGCGCTGTTGCAGAACATCCAGATCGAAGGCGTGCAAAGGTTGCCCCACATCGAGCATTACGTAGTTGGTGATATCCACAATATTGTTGATGGGCCGCATTCCCGCATACTTTAATCGTTGTTTCAGCCACCCTGGAGAATCCTGAACGGTGATATTTTCAACCACCGTGGCCATGTAACGCCCCGAAAGGCTGGAATCGGCAATCTGTACCGCAATCTTCTCGCTGTGCGACGTGGTGGGCAGGGCAGGCAGTGGTTTTTTCAGCAATGGCCTGCCAAAAATCGCAGCCACTTCCAGAGCAATGCCCGAAATCGCCAGACAGCGAGCCATGTTGGGCAGAATGTCGATTTCCAGCACCGCATCGCCCAGATATTCCTGTGCCGAAGCCCCCACTGGTGCATCATCATCAAGTATGATAATTCCTTCATGTTCCTCGGTGATGCCCAGTTCGTATTCAGACATCACCATCGCATCTGAAGTAATACCACGTAATACGCCAGGTTTGAGGGTTTTCAGCACCTTTGGGGTGGCGTGGCCATCAAAATAGGTGCAATCTGTAAGGCCAAGTATTACTTTTTGGCCGGAACTGCCCACAGAAATGTTGGGGGCACCCGTAACCACCTGATGTGGGGCTTCTTTGCCGTAGTCCAGTTGGACTAATTTCAGTTTGTCGGCGTTGGGGTGCTTTTCGATTGACAGCACCTTCGCCACCACAATTTTGTCGGTTTCCCACACGGGGCCGGGTTCATCCACCTTGACACGAAAGCCTGCAGGAACTGGCAAGCCGTAAAACCGCACCGATGCCACTTCCAGGCCAGCAATGGTGAGCCGTTCGCACAGTTCCCCCACGCCAATTCCGGTGAGATCCACATGTTCTGCAAGCCATTTCAAAGGAACCTTCATGCCCAAAACCCCATCAATTACGATAATCTTGCGAAAGAAGCATTTTACAGCGCCCGCCCGGTGGGCAACAGCATTCGCCAAAATCTGCCACTTGTATGTGGGGGAATGGGGAATTGTTCAGAGGCAGAACTGCTGGCAGAGACGAAACACCACGACCGTCACTTCACTCTTCCACGCCATTTTCGGTGGATAGCTCGGCCTGTTTCAGCACCAACTGAGTGGCATCTTCGGAAAGATCCGGTGGGTAACCATACATTGCCAGCAAGCGCCGAACTTTGCGACGCAGATCCGCACGCACGTTTTCGCGTTTGGTCCAGTCCAGTTTGGGCATTTTTTTCACAATTTCTGCCAGTTCGCGTGCCATCAGCCGAAGTTGATCCGACTTCATAATTTCTTTGGCGGAACCGTTCTCTGCCAGTGCATCGTAAAAGGCCACTTCGTCTGCATTCAGGCCTAAATCCTGGCCGTGGTTCTTCACCTCTCGCACCCACTTGGCCAACTCCAGCAACTGCGAAATCATCTCTGCCGTGGTAATCTGCTTGTTGGTGTAGCCCAACATTGCCTTTTCCAGTGCCTCGCGGAATTTCTGGGACTGCACCAGGTTGGTGCGTTCGCTGATCTTAATCTGATCATTTAACAACTTTCGAAGTGTTTCCAAGGCCAGGTTCTTTTGTTCCAACGCACGGACACGTTCCAAAAATTCATCAGACAAAATATCTAATCTGGATTTCTGAGGAAAACCGCTGGCAGCAAACAGGTCAATCACATCACCTGCTTCCACGGTACCACCCAATACCTGGCGAACGGCAAGGTCAACATCGCTGGTACCATGACTGCTGTCCGTGGGGCCACGTTCCTCTGCAAGAAACTTGCGAGCCATCACCTCCACACGCTGAAAAAATGCCAGGTGGGGAGTAATTTCCACTGTTTCCTGCCGTGGAACTGCTAAGGCATACGCCCGGGAGAGGCGTTTCACCATCCCACGAAACCGTTTCCAGCCTGTTTCTTCTCCGATTGTTTGGTCAGGGCTAAACACATGGTCAACTGCCCACCGATACACTTGCAGAATCTGCCGAAAGTCCTTTTCCAGTGCTTCCAGGTAATTAAACCCGTGGAAAAAATTCTGCAACTGCTCGTAAGCGGTCATCATCGCGGGAATCGCTTCATCCTGCAGTTCTTTAATTGGCTTATCTGTGGCACCAGTGGCATTTGCATACGTATTCAGCGCATCGGCCAGGGGATCAGCAATGCCAATCAGGTCAACAATCAGCCCGCCTGGTTTATCGCCATAAACACGGTTAACGCGGGCAATTGCCTGCATTAAATTGTGTCCACCTAGTGGTTTATCAAGATACATCGTGTGGGCACAAGGCACATCAAACCCGGTCAGCCACATATCGACCACAATTGCCAACCGAAAAGCGTCTGCGGGATCTTTGAAGCGGTCTGCCAGGGCCGCGCGTTGGGATTTTGTGTACTGGTGCTGCAAGAGGGGGCCAGTATCGTTTGACCCACTGGTCATAATTACTTTCAAAACACCTTTATCTGCAGCAGCATCGTGCCACGCAGGCCGAATTTTAATAATTTCCTCATAAAGTCGGGCAGCGATATCACGGCTCATCGTCACAATCATCGCTTTCCCTTCCATTGCGGTGCGGCGTTGTTCCCAATGTTCCACAATGAACTTCGCCACCCGCACCAGCCGTTCCGGTGCACCTACCAGTGCTTCCACAGGTATCCGCACATCTTCCGTGCTTTCGCCGTTTTCATCTACTTCGGCAACTTTGGCAATCTGGCGTTCTGCTTCCTCCAATCCTTTGCGGTCAATCGTCAGTTTCACAATTCGCGGTTCGTAATAGATCGGTACCGTGGCACCATCTTCCACCGCCTGACGAATATCGTATTTATCGGCATAGTCACCAAATACTTGCCTCGTGGTGGTATCGGTGTGCACTAACGGAGTGCCCGTAAAACCAACAAAGGTCGCATTCGGCAGGGCATCACGCATCCAGCGAGCACCACCTTCCACAAAACCATACTGGCTGCGGTGGGCTTCATCGGCCATCACCACAATATTCGCGCGTTCGCTGATCTTGCCGTGCGATTCAGTAAACTTGTGCATCGTGGTGAAAATGACTCCGCCACTGGCTCGGTCGAGCAGGTCCCGTAAATGGTCGCGGCTATTTGCCTGAATGGGATCTTGCCGTAACAGTCCGCGGCCCATTGCAAAGGTATCAAACAGTTGATCATCCAGATCGTTGCGGTCGGTGACAATCAGCACCGTAGGGTTGGCCATTTCGGCAGCCCGCACCAGAGTGCCTGCCAGCATCAACATGGTCAGGCTTTTGCCGGAACCCTGGGTATGCCAGATTACCCCACCGCATTTTCCCGTCATTGCAGCATTATTCTGCTGACGTTTTGTCAACACCGGCTGGAAGCCGGTGCCACTATTCACACCCGTGCTGTTTACCGTGGCAGCGGCATCTTGCCGCTGATTGACTGCCAACACCGGCTGGAAGCCGGTGCCACTATTCACACCCGTGCTGTTTACCGTGGCAGCGGCATCTTGCCGCTGATTGTCTGCCAACACCGGCTGGAAGCCGGTGCCACTTTCAGTCACAATCGCCATGATATCAGGCGCAGACCCTACCCACCTCCAATCAGTCAGCCCTGCCTTTCTTGGATTATCCAACACATAACAGATTGCGTGTTCCAGATCATCGACATCACGAATAATGTGGTCATAAGACTCTTTCTGCCAGAAAACACCTTTCCTCGCAAGTTGACGATTTGCTTCAGTACCCGTGAACGATTTCCATGAATGGGTAATTTCCGAAAGTGAGTTGCCTGGGTTTGGTTTCACAACGACATGTACATGGTTAGGCATGACACACCATGCGAGTAGTCGATAACGGACTCCATCAAAATGTTTCAGTGATCGTTCAACTAGTTCAGCGATTTCTGGCTGTTGCATCCAGCACTTGCCATTACCAACGTCAAGATGGCTTTCAATTTTCTCAGAGTATAACTGGTCGATTCTGCGCTCTTCTTCTTGCGTTAGCTGCCTGTTCATCTCAATAGAACGATTGACGATTGCATCACGTTCTTTTTTCCAGGCTAACAGGACGGACTGCGGGAGAGAATCTCCAAGCCGGAATGTAACAGCGTAAACAGCGCCCTCGCGTGTCCAGTGCGGAAGATATGCGCCTTGTCGAATTTGAATACCCGTGGCATCTTGCCGCTGAACTACTGCCAACACCGGCTGGAAGCCGGTGCCACTTTTTATACCTGTGGCAGCGGCATCTTGCCGCTGATTGTCTGCCAAAACAGCTGCAATAATCTGCTTTCGGGCATTTCGCACGGCCCGGAACTGGTGATAGCCTGCAATTTTCTTCACAATGTTACCGCGGGCGTCTTCTTCAAACGCCACACAGGACACCAGATAATCCAGCAACGCTGTGGGATGAAGCAATTCTTTAATCAATGCTTCCAGTGTGGGTTCACCACCGGCGGCAGGTCGCCAGGGGGTAAAGCGTTGCTTGCCACTGGTAATACTGCCCACGCGGGTCAGCAGGCCATCACTCACTACCAGCAGCAAATTAGGGATAAACAGTTCGGGCACGGCTGTCTTGTAGCGTTCCAACTGATCAATCGCACTGTTCAGGTCGGCGGTGGCGTTTGCGGGGTCTTTTAATTCAATAATCACCAGCGGCAGGCCATTCACAAACAGAATCAGGTCGGGGCGAATCGTTTTGCCGTTGGCCGATTGAATACTAAGCTGCTGCACAACCAATAGTTCATTATTTTCTGGCTGATCGTGGTCAAGCAAACGTGCCAGACCGCCGCGCAGTTCCCCGGTGCGGCTGTCTTTGTATTCCACTGGTGCCCCAGCAGTCAGCAGTTGGTACAACCAGCGATTATTTTCAACCAACGTGGGGTGCGGTGGGCGGGAAAGCGAATTGACCACTGCCGTAACAATTTCATCTGGCAAATGGGGGTTCAGTTGTTGGATGGCTGCTTTTGCACGTGCCACCAGAATCGTGCTGGTGGGGCTGGCCCGTTCCTGGCGATCATCCAGCGCGGTGCCAGTGCTGATCTGGTTGGCAAATGCCTGAAAATGGTCGAGTGCCAGGGCTTCTACGGCGGCTTCGGCATGGGCTTTCATGGTGCTCTCCGCTGGTGGCACGCCTCATTGTGTGACACCGTGACTGTCCATTTTATCAAGTGCGGCCTTCACCCGCACCTTGCCTGAGAGTAATCGGGGCAGCAGATAATCGCGAAGTTCGGCAAGTTTGCGGGATTCTTGATGTTGTTGTTCTCGAAGCAGGAAGAGCGGAATTACTATTTCCGAAAACGCATGACGAATGCTTGGAGCTGCAATTACTACTGGTGCGTTGATAAAATCTTGAGGGCGAATTCTTTGGTGGCTATTCGATGTACCCGATGCGCCTTGCGTCAAAATATCCCGGAAGGCATCCTGTGAAAGCTGGCACCAAACTAACTCACGAGTCCAGCCAGTATTCGGAACAAGAACAAGAAATTCAGTGGAAGAAATCTGACGAACTTCGCCCGGAAGTGGCGGCAGCCAAATTCGCGGTATACGTGGATTCAACTTAGAAAAAAGAACACATCCGGGCACGACACTAAACTTATTGCTCATGATGGTGCCGCCCAGTTCACTAACAGGATTAGCACTAGCGTCATAAGCAGGAATACTGAAATGTTCGAACGTTTCATCAGCGTGTGCCTGTGGCTTAACCTGCTGTTTGGACAAAGTAACAGCATCGCCCAACGTACCCACCTCCCAGCCCTCCGGGATGGGGCCGAGGGGGGAATCGACAAACTGCGTGGGCAGGGTGGCGAAGGTTTCAGCAGGCATCCCCGGAAAGCTGGTCGCACCGGCGGCTTTGGCCTTGACTGGTTCGAAGTCCACAAACCACGCCTTGAATACCGCCCGCGCCAACTCCTCCAACTTCTTCCCAGTCTTGCGATTCTGCTCAATCTTGTCGTCGAGGTGCTTAACCACCCGCGTGATCTCCGATCGATTTGGCTCGGGAGCAAGGAGAATTGGCAAACGGCGAACGTCTCGGAGATTCAGCGTTGCTTGCACGGTAGTCGTTGCCCAGCCACGCATGAGCGATTGGAGCTCCGACGAGCCAAGGCACATTGCTACCCAGTTGGGATCGATGCCGTCGCGCAGCGGGATCACTGCGACTGCCCTCGCCACATTCCATCCTGCGAGCGACGGCGGCACTACTGCGTATTCCCCTAGAGTTCCAACCAACGATAGAAGAAGTTCACCGCCGCGTAGTCGAGTGCGCCGATATTCAGCTTCGATTTTAGCAGACACGCGCATTGCGTCATCTGTCAACAGTCTGCCACCGCGGATGTTGTTAACGCGAACAATCGGAACACCACCAACTTCGTGATTACCAGGTTGTACGATTCCGTACGAGATGCCGCGCTCTTCGTCCAACAATTCATCTAGACGAGCGCACTCCCATCCAGACGGCACGACTATCTCAAGAGCTTCCGATTTCTCATTCGACATGGTTAAGGGACCTCAGCGTTGCGCGGATTGTCTGAGCCAATCGCTCCCCCTCGGTCAAACACTCCTCCAACTCCTCTACCAGGCGTGGATATTTTTCGGCAAATGGTTCTGCATCTTCTTCCAACTCTTCCGCACCGACATAGCGGCCTGGAGTCAGCACGTGCCCATGTTTGGCGATCTCTTCAATCGTGGCAGGTTTGGCAAAGCCAGGAATTGGTTCAAACTTCCACGTGGCAGCGGCATCCTGCCGCTGTTTTTTCTTGCTCTTGTTCACCGGCTGGAAGCCGGTGCCACGGTAATCATCCCACCATTCCGGTGCTGCTTCACCACGCCATTGGCGATAGGCATAGATAATCCGGCCCACGTCCGAATCGGGCAGCGGATCACTGGTTCCGGGCACACATTCCGTATCCTCAATCCCGGTTAAAACTCTTAAAACGCGAGTTTGCAGGGTTCCCAGTTTGCGGGCATCAATAAAGAGCGTTTCCCCTTTGCGGCCTTGCTTGCGGTTGGGTGTGCCCTTGCGGACATTCTTGCCCGTTTTATCACGCGTTACAAACCAGAGGCAGGCTGGTATACCAGTGGTTAAAAACAATTGAGGAGGCAAAGCCACAATACAATCCACCAGATCGGCTTCCACAATCTTGCGGCGAATCTCACCTTCCCCACCCGTATTGGAAGATAACGAGCCATTGGCCATCACAAAGCCAGCAGTTCCGCCACCACGACCATTGGGATAAGCCAGATGATAGATAAAGTGTTGAATCCAGGCATAGTTCGCGTTACCAACAGGTGGATCGCCAAAAACCCAGCGTTTATCCCCACGTAACAGTTCGCCGGACCAGTCCGATACGTTAAAGGGAGGATTGGCAATCACGAAATCTGCTTTTAAGTCAACATGTTGATTGCGCAACATGGTATCGGCAGGTTGTTCACCCAGTTTCGCTTCTATACCATTGATCGCCAGGTTCATATGGGCCAGACGCCAGGTGTTAGGGTTCGATTCCTGCCCAAAAATCGAAATATCGGTCTGTTGTCCGTTGTGTGCTTTCACAAACTTTTCACTTTGCACAAACATGCCACCAGAACCACAACAGGGGTCGTAGACACGGCCATCGAATGGTTCGAGCATTTCCACCAGCACCCTCACGACGGAACGCGGCGTGTAAAACTCACCCCCTAACCTACCTTCCGCAAGTGCAAACTTGCCCAAAAAGTATTCATAAACACGCCCCAGCGTATCGCGGGCAATGTTACTATTCTGCTTGAAGCCAATATTCGCAATGATTTCATTGATCAGCTTCGTCATTTTCTGTGGTTCGATGCCACGACGGGCATAATCACGAGGCAGTTTCCCTTTCAATTTGGGATTGTCGCGTTCTACTGCCAGAATCGCATCGTCAATCAGCGTGGCAATTTCTGGACGGGTCGCCTGGCTCAGTAAGTGCTGCCAGCGGGCTTCGGGTGGCACCCAAAAGACATTTTCGGCGGCGTATTCATCGCGAGATTCCAACAGTCGTTCTAACTGCACCCCTTTGATGCCATCTTTTTCCAGTTCTTGTTTGAGAGTTTCGCGGCGATAGTCAAAACTGTCGGAAATGTATTTCAGGAAGAGCAAACCCAGCACCACGTGCTTATATTCGGCAGCGTCAATCTGCCCACGCAGGGTATCTGCGGCCTTCCATAGCGATTCTGCAAAGGCAAGGTCGCTGTTGTTGGTCTCTTTCTCTGCCATTTGGGCTCCTGAGTGTGCTTAAACATGTGGCAGCGGCATCCTGCCGCTGATTAATTATTCACACCGGCTGGAAGCCAGTGCCACTTTTCACATCTCCCGTGGCAGCGGCATCCTGCCGCTGATCTTCTTCCAACACCGGCTGGAAGCCGGTGCCACGTTTCCCACGCACCGGAATATTTCTTACCGGTCTGCTTTTGTACACTTTCGGCAGTTTGCTGTCAAACAATTCGCCCATTATGTCTCCAACAGCATTACTAATCATTAATTTCTTATCGGTAAATGATATGTAGTTCATTTGATGCCCCCGCATTACCCATCTGGCACTGGTCTTTGCAGTTTTCATGAAATCGGCTAAACTGTTTACTGGTCGGTATTTAGGGGTATCAAATGTCACGTTGGTCGCTGAGTTGGTTGCTTGCCATTCCTTTTGCGGTGCTCTGTTTTGCTACCCTGACGCTGACCGCACCTCGAAATCGCGATAAAGACTATCAACTGGTACGCACCTTCGTTGATGTGCTGAACGAAGTCGACCAGCATTACGTGCGGCCACTGAACGACGAGCAAAAACGTGCGTTAGTCGAA is part of the Zavarzinella sp. genome and harbors:
- the nhaR gene encoding transcriptional activator NhaR, whose amino-acid sequence is MHWMNYNHLHYFWIVAREGSVTAASEVLDVSQPTISSQIKELEKSMKAELFEKSGRGLILTDTGQAVFRYAEEIFALGGELMDMINGRPIGRPARLRVGIVDVMPKLIAHLLLEPALRLPNPVRVECLEGKLERLTADLTIHNLDLVLSDTPLPQNLKAKVYTHQLGECGVVIVGKTELADSLADGFPGSLDGAPFLLPVVGTALRRNLDQWFDKVGIRPEIRGEFEDSALLKVFGRAGEGIFAVPTAVESDVCQHYEVKRIGGPTGLKEQFYAVSVERKLKHPAVVAISERARISLKIPPEE
- a CDS encoding TerB family tellurite resistance protein, with the protein product MRLTRELKEKLLADGRINSAELALLADLLYADSRIDREEAEFLIELHKRVERVSPGFEKFFFKAIKDHVLEDGAISAEETDWLRKMIFADGRVDEREKKLLRELRGEATQKSPEFEALYAECLN
- a CDS encoding HPF/RaiA family ribosome-associated protein, which produces MRIEIHVRGLKVDDSARMLFERRFKFSLTRLNNRVGRVDVYLSDMNGPRGGVDKRCQIVAEVLGLGQIVVEDKDSDLTNLIDRAAGRLGQTVRRRIARDRLRQRQRTHGIAVVN
- the pheT gene encoding phenylalanine--tRNA ligase subunit beta, with amino-acid sequence MKVPLKWLAEHVDLTGIGVGELCERLTIAGLEVASVRFYGLPVPAGFRVKVDEPGPVWETDKIVVAKVLSIEKHPNADKLKLVQLDYGKEAPHQVVTGAPNISVGSSGQKVILGLTDCTYFDGHATPKVLKTLKPGVLRGITSDAMVMSEYELGITEEHEGIIILDDDAPVGASAQEYLGDAVLEIDILPNMARCLAISGIALEVAAIFGRPLLKKPLPALPTTSHSEKIAVQIADSSLSGRYMATVVENITVQDSPGWLKQRLKYAGMRPINNIVDITNYVMLDVGQPLHAFDLDVLQQRAGGKSPTITVRPATVGEKMTTLDEQECELTTDNLVIADGAGPLALAGVKGGLNSGITATTKRILLEAASFDPVSVRKTARKFNQFTDASTRFTRGVHSELVPVATASACQLFTELADGTVSGPAVDVYPAPMIARTIDLQETEIARLLGIVIPPAEVERILQALQYSCTRTPGGWQVTAPSNRLDIQSGAADLIEDIARIFGYDRLPSRLLSGELPQQSGNRALDLEASLQDSLARLGLQQVINYSLTNPEVESRFGWMGEAVSLLNPASSERSTMRRTLLAGLMENLEVNLKHCNTVKLFETGTVFYPTTGGGLPAEPKKLAILLTGVRQQSGWNQPENPTDQFGFYDLKGICERLLESLHISGAEYRLAPPCAWLHPARSAELVINNSVVGTFGEIHPKVGLAYKVTDRTVLAGEWDLDLLLQAVPERFAYRPIPLFQAGLRDIAIVVDAQVSHEQMVQQIRTAGGELLTDIHLFDVYTGSSIPEGKKSMAFALRYQSWEKPLTDKEIDKAHRKIEDHVKKQFQATIRGKEG
- a CDS encoding DUF4303 domain-containing protein; the encoded protein is MINNKLSAFLNEGFGGLLTAVISDIKQHIVSLRESGVSFYGYAAMPPDYATEFDPTSFAVAFNCESDIDEENKKKPYYRYSVDEWQNYVHDGFEATNAELKSILSEFKTLTKQQDDDGAVEYLAPSINKTLLNALMSLRNDGTFEGIAYVVIWISDSSDEIINQSAKSLNSAEVYDEYASEFC